In a single window of the Leptospira sanjuanensis genome:
- a CDS encoding efflux RND transporter permease subunit produces the protein MLSAVSIRNPIFSWMMMAAIILFGSVGFSRMGVSQMPDVDFPVVNVSLTLVGANAQVMETDVVDPIEEVLMTVEGVTEVRSTSSDGSATVTVELELSRDVDVAVQEIQTKLAQVSNKLPEEMDPAVITKSNPDDIPIIWVSVTAVDKTEKEKMLFVKDFLKDKFQKISGVGEIILGGYVDRTINVYLDPIKLSRNEIAVDDIVNTLKEQNLEVPSGRLENKTSEISLRAVGEVPTAEQFGNIFLNSRSGSPLFRSIRLKDIAIVEDGLGEVRRVSRFNGISSVAIGIKKLKGANAVQVGDLVKAKVKELKPKLPKGYDLTVSNDNTGYIRDSVNELEFTLIFSAILTGFVCRLFLGNWKSTGNVLLAIPTSVIGTFLFLYFAGFTINTFTMLGLSLATGIVVDDAIMVLENITRHREMGKSWFDSALDGASEIRFAALAATLAVVAIFLPVAFMKGIIGRYFLEFGVTISVAVLLSLFEALSFTPMRASLYSEGKKENGRRSYLSSVFSVDARDSWNRWISRVSIFKRMDPTIERFLDYGTGLYARSIDFVLKYPKSILYGTTFLFLISLGFFFLLKKEFIPPQDMGRFIVRVRLPLGSSLQRTDEAMKKVEQYLIQRKEIDKYISNVGGFGGTEANAGMFFITMKEMGHRPKNPKTGREITQAGLFGILRKDLKELVPEATFSVQDLSQRGFSAGRGYPVELVLTGPDWQTLSALSVQILEKLKESKTVLDVDTDYVAGQKELRLVTDREAAALRGVSMANVGNTVGTLMGGKNVSRFTENGRSYDVRVKIQKDKGETIAVIPDISVRNTFGEFVKLKEVISIQEKEALKTITRINRERAIRVFGNPTPALGQTASTEKALEIARSILPEGYSVSVTGSAKTAKESGESLTLALLFGILLSYMILASQFNSLKQPLYILLAMPFSFTGALVALYLFGQSFNMYSFIGLILLLGLVKKNSILLVEFVNHVRATGKSIQESIREGCPIRLRPVLMTSFSSIAAAIPPALALGPGAETRIPMAVTILGGMTLSTLITLLVVPAAYYLGETKKEEATAKTSFVFPEPSPSVPKNKKTKK, from the coding sequence TTGCTTTCCGCAGTATCGATACGCAATCCTATTTTTTCCTGGATGATGATGGCCGCGATCATTCTGTTCGGTTCGGTCGGATTCTCAAGAATGGGCGTTTCCCAAATGCCCGACGTGGACTTTCCCGTGGTCAACGTTTCTCTTACCTTGGTCGGAGCCAACGCGCAGGTGATGGAAACCGACGTGGTAGACCCGATCGAAGAGGTTCTGATGACGGTCGAAGGAGTCACCGAGGTGCGATCGACTTCCTCGGACGGATCGGCGACCGTAACCGTAGAATTGGAACTCAGCCGCGACGTGGATGTCGCGGTGCAGGAGATTCAAACCAAACTCGCGCAGGTTTCCAACAAACTTCCCGAAGAAATGGATCCGGCTGTGATTACGAAATCCAATCCGGATGACATCCCGATCATCTGGGTTTCGGTGACCGCGGTCGATAAAACCGAAAAAGAAAAGATGCTCTTTGTGAAGGATTTTCTGAAGGATAAGTTTCAGAAGATTTCCGGAGTGGGCGAGATCATTCTCGGCGGTTACGTGGATCGGACGATTAACGTTTATCTGGATCCGATCAAACTTTCGAGAAACGAAATCGCCGTCGACGACATCGTCAACACGTTGAAGGAACAAAATCTCGAAGTTCCCTCCGGTCGACTGGAAAATAAAACGAGCGAGATCAGTCTCCGCGCAGTGGGAGAGGTTCCGACCGCAGAGCAATTCGGAAATATCTTTTTGAATTCGAGAAGCGGTTCTCCCTTGTTTCGATCCATCCGTCTGAAGGACATCGCGATCGTAGAAGACGGGTTAGGCGAAGTGCGGAGAGTTTCCCGTTTTAACGGAATTTCCTCCGTCGCAATCGGGATTAAAAAACTCAAAGGGGCGAATGCGGTTCAAGTCGGAGATCTTGTTAAGGCAAAGGTGAAGGAATTAAAGCCGAAACTTCCGAAAGGTTACGATCTTACGGTTTCCAACGATAACACGGGTTATATCCGAGACAGCGTGAACGAACTCGAATTCACTCTGATCTTTTCCGCGATTCTTACCGGATTCGTCTGCCGTTTGTTTTTGGGGAATTGGAAAAGTACGGGGAACGTGCTTCTTGCGATTCCTACTTCGGTGATCGGGACGTTTTTGTTTTTATACTTCGCCGGTTTTACGATCAACACGTTCACGATGTTGGGTTTGTCCCTTGCGACCGGGATCGTGGTCGACGACGCGATCATGGTTCTCGAAAATATTACGCGACATCGGGAAATGGGCAAGTCTTGGTTCGACTCCGCCTTGGACGGCGCTTCCGAAATCCGTTTTGCCGCTTTGGCGGCCACGTTAGCCGTCGTTGCGATCTTTCTTCCCGTCGCGTTTATGAAAGGAATCATAGGAAGATACTTTTTGGAATTCGGCGTCACCATTTCCGTCGCGGTGCTTCTTTCCCTTTTCGAAGCGTTGAGTTTTACTCCGATGCGCGCTTCTTTGTACAGCGAAGGTAAAAAGGAGAATGGAAGGAGATCCTATCTTTCCTCCGTGTTTTCCGTAGACGCGCGCGATTCTTGGAATCGTTGGATTTCAAGGGTTTCGATTTTCAAAAGAATGGACCCTACGATCGAGCGTTTTCTGGATTACGGCACGGGTTTATACGCTCGCTCGATCGACTTCGTATTAAAATATCCTAAATCGATTCTGTATGGAACGACATTTTTGTTTCTTATATCGCTCGGTTTTTTCTTTCTTTTAAAGAAGGAATTCATTCCTCCGCAGGACATGGGGCGTTTTATCGTGCGTGTGCGTTTGCCTCTAGGTTCTTCTTTGCAAAGAACGGACGAAGCCATGAAGAAAGTGGAGCAATATCTCATCCAAAGGAAGGAAATCGACAAGTATATTTCCAACGTGGGAGGTTTCGGAGGAACCGAAGCGAACGCCGGAATGTTCTTTATCACGATGAAGGAAATGGGACACAGACCGAAAAATCCCAAGACAGGAAGAGAAATCACGCAGGCGGGTCTTTTCGGAATTTTACGAAAGGATTTGAAGGAACTCGTTCCGGAAGCCACGTTTTCGGTGCAGGACCTTTCGCAGAGGGGATTCTCCGCGGGAAGGGGATATCCCGTCGAACTCGTGTTAACCGGTCCCGATTGGCAGACGTTATCCGCCCTTTCGGTTCAAATATTAGAAAAATTGAAAGAAAGTAAAACCGTTTTGGACGTGGATACGGATTACGTCGCGGGACAAAAAGAGCTCAGGCTTGTGACCGATCGTGAGGCCGCCGCGCTTCGAGGTGTGAGTATGGCGAACGTCGGAAACACGGTGGGAACTCTGATGGGCGGTAAGAACGTGAGCCGTTTTACGGAGAATGGTCGGAGCTACGATGTGCGCGTTAAAATTCAAAAGGATAAGGGAGAAACGATTGCGGTAATCCCGGACATCAGCGTACGCAACACTTTCGGAGAATTCGTAAAACTGAAGGAAGTCATAAGCATTCAGGAAAAGGAAGCGCTGAAGACGATCACCCGAATCAACCGCGAACGTGCGATCCGCGTTTTCGGAAATCCGACTCCAGCCCTAGGTCAAACCGCTTCGACGGAAAAAGCTCTGGAGATCGCGCGATCGATCCTGCCGGAAGGATATTCGGTTTCGGTGACAGGTTCGGCAAAAACCGCAAAAGAATCGGGAGAAAGTCTGACTCTTGCGTTGCTCTTCGGAATTCTTCTTTCGTATATGATTCTTGCAAGTCAGTTCAACAGTTTGAAACAGCCTCTTTACATTCTTTTGGCGATGCCTTTCAGTTTTACGGGCGCGTTAGTCGCTCTTTATTTGTTCGGTCAGTCGTTCAACATGTATAGTTTTATCGGATTGATTCTTCTTTTGGGATTGGTGAAAAAGAATTCGATTCTTCTTGTCGAGTTCGTCAATCACGTTCGAGCCACGGGTAAAAGCATTCAGGAATCCATTCGGGAAGGTTGTCCGATTCGTTTGCGTCCGGTTCTGATGACTTCCTTCAGTTCGATCGCGGCGGCGATCCCTCCCGCATTGGCGCTCGGACCCGGAGCCGAAACGAGAATTCCGATGGCGGTTACGATCCTGGGAGGGATGACTCTTTCGACTCTCATCACTTTGTTGGTGGTTCCAGCGGCGTATTATCTCGGTGAAACGAAAAAAGAAGAAGCGACTGCAAAGACTTCGTTCGTTTTTCCCGAACCTTCGCCTTCCGTTCCTAAAAATAAAAAAACAAAAAAATGA
- a CDS encoding ATP-binding protein → MKKSDNPSSEHDTNGNNESSRPGSLKKNLIGKKRKLGIRARISIILTALLTVGALLVTTINSIVAYQRLKQEAESGARLASEKYTREISQFLNVGLGAVRSFKAVLEKTRPNRPMFVDALGQFLHIQPDYFGVWAVFEPNAYDRSDNAYRNAKGHDSSGRFVPYINRALDENKLVYENCVNYEDPGPKGLYYSVPRQTQKEFLTEPTSYLVSGKSILMVSIVAPVFRDSKFAGVVGMDVTIERMQTKIGSIRPFRNQGYLAFLSPDGSFAANGKNPETVGNLIEDENERKRITDGIASGQPFIEAKEGFTHYYYPVLLGDSPRPWAVRVSIPDSLYSGDLIYIWAISMISTFAVLGLILVTLRFSFDRYVLKGLSKAIAYSEQIAKGNLSARAHYPREDEIGELLTAMDKMREDLSMYLEERIVTQAALRESEEIRKRNELIEAQKKHLEEALENLRKAQNQLLHSVRMATLGQLSAGISHELNNPLGAIKASNQTLLASVPKMRSMLPKVHSILSLASPEERQLYIEFIDTCRKGDSGIAGLEVRKRRKNISDTLKKWNIPNHETLADTIADMGIESIPETYKPFFQMSNRETLLEYIYLEEIYFRNSDTIRVSVDRASKILFELRNYSETGNESSTKNVHIEETLETVFTVYQHYIRRGVNLVRSIEEVPPVHCVREEIVQIWTHLIFNALQAMQFKGKLTVRLYQQNGEAVVEIEDDGPGIPPEIGEKIFDPFFTTKDVGEGSGLGLDLVRKLLLKNEGRIEWFSRPGQTVFRVYLPLDLKPPEGSA, encoded by the coding sequence ATGAAAAAGAGCGACAACCCTTCCAGCGAGCACGATACGAACGGAAATAACGAAAGTTCCCGTCCAGGTTCCCTAAAAAAGAATCTGATCGGCAAAAAACGAAAACTCGGCATTCGCGCCCGTATCTCCATTATCCTCACCGCTTTATTGACCGTGGGCGCGCTTTTAGTGACGACGATCAATTCCATTGTCGCTTATCAAAGACTCAAACAGGAAGCCGAATCGGGAGCGAGACTCGCCTCCGAAAAATATACGAGAGAAATATCACAATTCTTGAATGTAGGACTCGGGGCAGTGCGCAGCTTCAAGGCCGTTCTGGAAAAGACGAGACCGAACCGTCCGATGTTCGTCGATGCCTTAGGACAATTTCTGCACATTCAACCGGACTACTTCGGAGTCTGGGCCGTCTTCGAACCGAACGCGTACGACCGATCGGACAACGCTTATAGAAACGCGAAAGGACACGACTCTTCGGGAAGATTCGTTCCTTATATCAACCGTGCCCTCGACGAAAACAAACTCGTATATGAGAATTGCGTAAACTACGAAGATCCCGGACCGAAAGGACTCTATTATTCGGTACCGAGACAGACACAAAAAGAATTTCTCACCGAACCGACGAGTTACCTCGTATCCGGAAAATCGATCCTCATGGTTTCCATCGTAGCGCCCGTATTCCGCGATTCGAAATTCGCGGGTGTGGTCGGAATGGACGTAACGATCGAAAGAATGCAGACTAAAATCGGATCGATCCGTCCTTTCCGCAACCAAGGTTATCTCGCTTTTTTATCGCCGGACGGTTCGTTTGCCGCAAACGGAAAAAATCCTGAGACGGTGGGCAACCTGATCGAGGATGAAAACGAACGGAAAAGAATCACGGACGGAATCGCTTCCGGACAACCTTTTATCGAAGCCAAAGAAGGTTTCACGCACTATTATTATCCCGTTCTTTTGGGAGATTCCCCGCGTCCGTGGGCCGTAAGAGTTTCCATTCCGGATTCATTATATTCGGGAGATCTAATTTATATTTGGGCGATCTCGATGATTTCCACGTTTGCGGTTCTCGGATTGATTCTGGTAACGCTTCGATTCTCCTTCGATCGATACGTTCTCAAAGGATTATCCAAAGCCATCGCATATTCCGAACAGATCGCAAAGGGAAATCTTTCCGCGAGAGCGCATTATCCGAGAGAGGACGAAATCGGCGAACTGCTGACCGCGATGGATAAAATGAGGGAAGATCTTTCCATGTATCTCGAGGAACGGATCGTAACGCAGGCCGCGCTGAGAGAAAGCGAGGAAATCCGTAAAAGAAACGAACTCATCGAAGCGCAGAAAAAACATCTCGAAGAAGCTCTTGAAAATTTGCGAAAGGCGCAGAATCAGCTTCTTCACTCGGTGCGAATGGCGACTCTCGGACAACTCTCCGCCGGAATCAGTCACGAACTCAACAACCCACTCGGAGCAATCAAGGCTTCCAATCAAACTCTTCTTGCATCCGTTCCGAAAATGCGCTCGATGTTGCCCAAGGTTCATTCGATCTTATCTCTAGCTTCTCCCGAAGAAAGACAACTCTATATCGAATTTATCGACACTTGCAGAAAGGGCGACTCCGGAATCGCCGGTTTGGAGGTGAGAAAAAGAAGAAAGAATATCAGCGACACTCTAAAAAAATGGAATATTCCCAATCACGAAACGTTAGCCGACACCATTGCCGATATGGGAATCGAAAGCATTCCCGAAACGTATAAACCTTTTTTTCAAATGTCCAATCGCGAAACGCTTTTGGAATACATTTATCTGGAGGAAATCTATTTCCGAAATTCGGATACGATCCGAGTTTCGGTGGATAGAGCTTCCAAGATTTTATTCGAGCTGAGAAATTATTCGGAAACGGGCAACGAAAGTTCTACGAAAAACGTTCATATCGAAGAAACTCTCGAAACCGTGTTTACCGTATATCAGCATTACATTCGACGCGGAGTGAATTTGGTCCGCTCCATCGAAGAAGTTCCTCCGGTTCATTGTGTTCGGGAAGAAATCGTTCAGATCTGGACGCATTTGATCTTTAACGCCTTGCAGGCGATGCAATTCAAAGGAAAACTTACCGTCCGTTTGTATCAGCAAAACGGAGAAGCGGTCGTGGAAATCGAAGACGACGGCCCCGGAATTCCGCCGGAGATCGGAGAGAAAATTTTCGATCCGTTCTTCACCACCAAGGATGTGGGAGAAGGAAGCGGTTTAGGTTTGGATCTTGTCCGTAAACTTCTACTTAAAAACGAAGGAAGAATCGAATGGTTTAGCCGACCCGGACAAACGGTCTTCCGCGTTTATTTACCGTTGGATTTAAAACCGCCGGAAGGTTCCGCGTGA
- a CDS encoding cysteine-rich CWC family protein has protein sequence MSEVEYSKIGIVQKPCRRCGKVFGCGAAANFCECFSVKLSPEVSARLKKEYDDCLCVACLEELNRRT, from the coding sequence ATGTCCGAAGTTGAATATTCAAAAATCGGAATCGTTCAAAAACCTTGTCGGCGCTGCGGCAAGGTTTTCGGATGCGGGGCCGCAGCGAACTTCTGCGAGTGTTTTTCCGTGAAACTTTCACCGGAAGTCAGCGCGCGACTCAAAAAAGAATACGACGATTGTCTTTGTGTCGCCTGTCTCGAAGAACTCAATCGAAGGACTTGA
- a CDS encoding GNAT family N-acetyltransferase, with protein MNIREASLQDLPELAELFDEYRQFYRKESDLAGATNFIEERIRNQESKIYVYMEGDQYCGFTQLYPIFTSLSMKRAWILNDLFVRPEYRKKGGARALIEQSAVLARGTNAKYLQLSTAFDNHKAQKLYESIGFVKDETFFHYSWDV; from the coding sequence ATGAATATCAGAGAAGCCTCCCTACAAGACCTACCCGAACTCGCGGAATTGTTCGACGAATATCGTCAGTTTTATCGGAAAGAATCGGATCTCGCCGGTGCGACAAATTTCATCGAAGAAAGAATCCGCAATCAAGAATCCAAAATCTACGTTTATATGGAAGGCGATCAATACTGCGGATTTACTCAGTTGTATCCGATTTTCACTTCCTTGTCCATGAAGCGCGCTTGGATTTTAAACGATCTTTTCGTTCGGCCCGAATATAGAAAGAAGGGCGGAGCAAGGGCGCTCATCGAACAAAGCGCGGTCCTCGCGAGAGGAACGAACGCGAAATATCTTCAGCTTTCCACCGCGTTCGACAATCACAAGGCGCAAAAATTATACGAGTCGATCGGATTCGTGAAAGACGAAACCTTCTTTCATTATTCCTGGGACGTTTGA
- a CDS encoding type III PLP-dependent enzyme domain-containing protein — translation MFSLWDPNQQLTYFTYGGAFSAKKESQSGLQDNSLYGASTNQGILNGSLKTSLFPNDFVFYRPTQSEKVMAELGEVHLIRKGKLSGKWKTFVN, via the coding sequence TTGTTTTCGTTATGGGATCCGAATCAACAACTGACATACTTTACGTACGGCGGCGCGTTTTCCGCAAAGAAAGAATCTCAGTCCGGGCTTCAGGACAATTCGCTTTATGGAGCGAGCACCAATCAGGGAATTCTCAACGGCTCGTTGAAAACTTCCTTGTTTCCGAACGATTTCGTATTTTACAGACCGACTCAAAGCGAGAAGGTGATGGCCGAACTGGGAGAGGTTCATTTGATACGGAAGGGTAAACTTTCCGGTAAATGGAAAACCTTTGTAAACTAA
- a CDS encoding type III PLP-dependent enzyme domain-containing protein gives MKLIRKKKILVGIPILLFLLILAIKPGDNGKPYSPYFQNLNEELKENGPGKPIVLLDLDRLDENLEVLKEKLKSPLRYRIVVKSLPSLDLLRYIVRATGSDRLMVFHSGDVAMLLSDGEFRKFNILLGKPMPINAVADVYSKTDAKYFQNVRWGLTFRFWNRFRFCFRYGIRINN, from the coding sequence ATGAAACTCATCCGAAAGAAAAAGATCTTGGTCGGAATTCCGATCCTGCTTTTCCTTCTGATTTTGGCGATCAAACCCGGTGATAACGGAAAACCGTATTCTCCCTATTTCCAAAACCTCAACGAAGAATTGAAAGAGAACGGTCCTGGCAAACCCATCGTACTTTTGGACTTGGATCGTTTGGACGAGAATCTCGAGGTTCTTAAGGAAAAACTAAAGTCCCCTTTGCGATATCGCATTGTCGTAAAGTCGCTTCCCTCCTTGGATCTTTTACGATATATCGTACGTGCCACGGGAAGCGATCGTTTGATGGTGTTCCATTCGGGAGACGTAGCGATGCTTTTGTCGGACGGAGAATTCAGAAAGTTTAATATTCTTTTGGGAAAACCCATGCCGATCAACGCGGTTGCGGACGTTTATTCCAAGACGGACGCGAAATACTTTCAAAACGTCCGGTGGGGACTAACATTCCGTTTTTGGAATCGATTTCGTTTTTGTTTTCGTTATGGGATCCGAATCAACAACTGA
- a CDS encoding TetR/AcrR family transcriptional regulator — MEKKGASKKKSSKKQTPEPYHHGDLKKAIIQRSEEILEQKGVEGLSLRDIAADLGVSHAAPYRHFPRKADLLFTLATRGFMDLAEEMRLAWESSDDPVERLRSSGTRYVSLALKHPRRTELMFGGALACEEGAPEELETIGRDAFMGLFRILEDGQKRGIFKEEDPYDLSFTLWSLVHGFAVLVNGRQIPPAILEERTLEKILNSTLNSILTGVTKE; from the coding sequence ATGGAAAAAAAAGGCGCATCCAAAAAGAAATCTTCTAAAAAACAAACCCCCGAGCCGTATCATCATGGCGATCTCAAAAAGGCGATTATCCAAAGATCCGAAGAAATTTTAGAACAAAAAGGGGTGGAAGGATTGAGTTTGCGGGACATCGCCGCGGATCTCGGAGTCAGCCATGCCGCGCCGTATCGTCACTTTCCCAGAAAGGCCGATCTCCTTTTTACTCTTGCTACGCGCGGTTTTATGGATCTCGCGGAAGAAATGCGTCTCGCTTGGGAAAGCAGCGATGATCCGGTGGAAAGACTCCGTTCGTCCGGGACACGTTATGTGTCTTTGGCGCTAAAACATCCTCGAAGAACCGAATTGATGTTCGGCGGAGCGCTTGCCTGCGAAGAGGGCGCGCCCGAAGAGTTGGAAACGATCGGAAGGGACGCATTTATGGGCTTGTTTCGAATTTTAGAAGACGGTCAAAAAAGAGGTATCTTCAAAGAGGAAGATCCGTACGATCTTTCTTTTACGCTCTGGAGTCTCGTTCACGGCTTTGCGGTTCTCGTCAACGGAAGACAAATTCCTCCGGCGATCTTAGAGGAAAGAACTTTGGAAAAAATCTTGAACTCGACTTTGAACTCCATTCTTACCGGTGTAACCAAGGAGTAA
- a CDS encoding ABA4-like family protein: MDLSLLFKIANNVALAGWILLIAIPQWKYTRLVTTGLLGTLLFGGVYTALLIFSFGKTQGGFDSLEGVSLLFRNQAVLAAGWIHYLAFDLFVGSWESANAEKLGISRWLVIPCQIATFLFGPLGLLSYLLLRAILRKPILIDQPFS; this comes from the coding sequence ATGGACCTTTCCCTTCTCTTTAAAATCGCAAACAATGTCGCATTAGCGGGTTGGATTCTTTTGATCGCGATTCCGCAATGGAAATACACAAGGCTCGTTACCACGGGTCTTTTGGGAACGCTCCTTTTCGGAGGAGTATATACGGCTTTACTTATATTCAGTTTCGGTAAAACACAAGGAGGGTTCGACTCGTTGGAGGGAGTTTCTCTTCTTTTCCGGAATCAGGCCGTTTTAGCGGCAGGATGGATTCACTATCTTGCATTCGACCTTTTTGTGGGAAGCTGGGAAAGCGCAAACGCGGAGAAGCTGGGAATTTCGCGTTGGCTCGTGATCCCTTGTCAGATCGCGACATTCCTATTCGGTCCTTTAGGGTTACTCAGTTATCTGCTTTTGAGAGCGATCTTACGAAAACCGATCCTGATCGATCAACCGTTTTCATAA
- a CDS encoding esterase/lipase family protein, with translation MPYKPTQPSMDLSKLLVRLAKDTSVGTLEGVRSILTESFDWSSKQLSKLSDAPLIQNTNFAEFLSKSGESLKNAGEKTDQGLTQALTSTAKAMHQALDALDAADVVVKRTLFENIPVSSIVGESFAGLVTTSHIQASFRLTGKDAGVAEVLGDWKNSKLPKLILCIPGLFCDEGLWNAKGEVPVSDTMKECGYYPIYLRFNPGVHLSTNAKYMLELVENLLGSPELKNHTLDVIAYSQGGLILRSALYQAERENSSFPKKIRHALIINSPDGGSYIEKIGFWLGLGAESLPILPVSIIGFIGNQRSDAIKDLSHGIIREEDWIKNDQIKRYVNDSYFGELDDVNATQIYSLVTEEESKWSSWIGDGIVEKPSLTLLSDKVYRKKSNPESRVYRLLETSHYQVMTHPETRNILRKVLTERF, from the coding sequence ATGCCCTATAAACCCACTCAACCGAGTATGGATCTGAGTAAATTGCTGGTTCGACTCGCGAAAGATACTTCGGTTGGAACCTTGGAAGGTGTGCGTTCTATTTTGACCGAATCTTTCGACTGGTCTTCGAAACAATTATCCAAACTTTCGGACGCTCCTCTGATTCAAAACACGAATTTCGCGGAATTCCTTTCCAAATCGGGAGAATCGCTGAAGAACGCCGGCGAAAAAACGGACCAAGGTCTGACTCAGGCTTTGACTTCCACAGCCAAGGCGATGCACCAAGCGTTAGACGCGCTTGATGCGGCCGACGTCGTTGTTAAGCGAACTCTTTTTGAGAACATTCCAGTATCCAGCATCGTGGGAGAATCTTTCGCAGGACTTGTTACCACTTCCCACATTCAAGCGTCCTTTCGTTTGACCGGAAAGGACGCGGGAGTCGCGGAAGTGTTGGGGGATTGGAAGAATTCCAAACTTCCGAAGTTGATCCTTTGTATTCCGGGACTTTTTTGCGACGAAGGACTTTGGAACGCTAAGGGCGAAGTTCCGGTTTCAGATACGATGAAGGAATGCGGTTATTATCCGATCTATCTTCGTTTTAATCCGGGCGTCCATCTATCGACAAACGCAAAATACATGCTGGAACTTGTGGAGAATCTTCTGGGTTCTCCCGAACTTAAAAATCATACGTTAGACGTCATTGCTTACAGTCAGGGCGGTCTGATTTTAAGGAGCGCTCTGTATCAAGCCGAACGGGAGAATTCTTCCTTTCCTAAAAAGATTCGTCACGCTTTGATCATCAATTCCCCGGACGGAGGATCGTATATCGAAAAGATCGGTTTTTGGCTCGGTCTCGGCGCGGAATCGTTGCCGATTTTACCCGTGAGCATCATCGGATTTATCGGAAATCAGAGAAGCGACGCGATCAAGGATCTTTCACACGGAATTATACGGGAAGAGGATTGGATCAAAAACGATCAAATCAAACGATACGTCAACGATTCGTATTTCGGGGAATTGGACGACGTGAATGCGACTCAGATCTATAGTCTTGTAACCGAAGAGGAATCCAAATGGTCTTCTTGGATCGGAGACGGGATCGTGGAAAAACCGAGTTTGACTTTGTTAAGCGACAAAGTGTATCGGAAGAAATCGAACCCTGAATCGAGGGTTTATCGTCTTTTGGAGACTTCTCATTATCAGGTGATGACTCATCCGGAGACGAGAAACATTCTTCGGAAAGTTTTGACCGAACGATTTTGA